The following proteins are encoded in a genomic region of Enterocloster clostridioformis:
- a CDS encoding DUF3991 and toprim domain-containing protein, with the protein MKFTDEELEIARSVDLVSIAERQGFTVKRVGSYYTLKEHDSIRIKNRRSWLRFSVPEGQDGHSGDNIEFLRQFCYMDFREAVIYLLNEAGYRYEDKSFKDDTSRKNHERRKEEQKKEPEGKGVFVLPEPNDNYRRLYAYLLKTRCLSKEMVDWFVKKKLIYETRRYHNVVFIGRDSFGTARFASMRGTVDNYGNPFKGDVENNDKTYGFNVRNKKNKEVKVFEAAIDLMSYMDYKRDGQSNKLALGSTWDGALDRFLLENPQIKRISLYLDNDKAGRKAAALIRKKYIEIGYHVKVRFPPHGKDWNEFLVAERKKAVIQYLNRNGNLDRKQAIG; encoded by the coding sequence ATGAAGTTTACAGATGAAGAATTAGAGATAGCCAGAAGCGTAGACCTGGTATCTATTGCTGAAAGGCAGGGCTTCACGGTGAAGCGGGTAGGCAGTTACTATACATTGAAAGAACATGATTCTATAAGGATTAAAAATCGTAGGAGCTGGCTGCGTTTTTCCGTACCCGAGGGCCAAGACGGTCACAGCGGGGACAACATTGAATTCCTGAGACAATTTTGCTATATGGATTTTCGTGAGGCTGTTATCTATTTGTTGAACGAGGCCGGTTATCGGTATGAGGATAAGTCATTTAAAGATGATACAAGCAGGAAAAACCACGAGAGAAGAAAGGAAGAGCAAAAGAAAGAACCAGAAGGAAAAGGGGTTTTTGTGCTTCCCGAACCAAACGACAATTATCGGAGGTTATATGCCTATCTGTTAAAAACGCGCTGCCTGAGCAAAGAAATGGTTGACTGGTTCGTTAAAAAAAAGCTGATCTATGAAACACGCAGATATCATAACGTGGTTTTTATTGGCAGGGATTCCTTTGGTACAGCACGGTTTGCCAGTATGAGGGGAACGGTGGATAATTATGGGAATCCGTTTAAAGGGGACGTGGAGAACAACGATAAAACCTATGGATTCAATGTAAGAAACAAGAAAAATAAAGAAGTCAAGGTATTTGAGGCAGCCATTGACCTGATGTCTTATATGGATTATAAGCGTGACGGGCAGTCAAACAAGCTGGCATTGGGATCAACCTGGGACGGGGCATTGGACCGGTTCCTGCTGGAAAATCCACAGATTAAACGGATAAGCCTGTATCTTGATAATGATAAGGCAGGCCGGAAAGCAGCGGCATTAATCCGCAAGAAATATATAGAGATAGGATATCACGTTAAAGTCCGGTTCCCGCCACATGGGAAAGATTGGAATGAATTTCTTGTTGCAGAGAGAAAAAAGGCAGTAATCCAATATTTGAACAGGAATGGCAATCTGGATCGGAAACAGGCAATCGGATAA
- a CDS encoding DUF5688 family protein has translation MNYYSESEAYDELREDFIDEFKDQLQVRDKGEELKLVAEGTPFEAITLKDGGELVCPSIPMELVYLNCYVTESIEIDEAATYILGIFDEVEWIPRNQLEQIAHVLIYPMNLAEYQDKLVEGNIAYMPYQDMAVTFRFWIEKEEKSYCGDVTEEHLETWGIGVEELFEKVRYRDLKEIGVDIVNMYDSLTSRFENDQSIFLRPTDGVPIALKEMYQVYGMNGFGAVWYPRVMEQLHEILGNEMLIVPHDVYCAYIQTPKLGSVSELQEELQVDNEVKAAYGEGRHIMSEQIFKYDLDKRNLVPAVEAKIEKKKIR, from the coding sequence ATGAATTATTATAGTGAGAGCGAGGCATATGACGAATTACGAGAGGATTTTATTGATGAATTCAAAGACCAGCTACAAGTAAGAGACAAAGGGGAGGAACTGAAACTGGTAGCTGAAGGAACGCCATTTGAAGCCATTACGCTGAAAGACGGCGGGGAGTTAGTTTGCCCCAGCATTCCGATGGAACTGGTTTATCTCAATTGTTATGTCACTGAAAGCATCGAGATAGACGAGGCTGCCACGTATATTCTGGGCATATTTGATGAAGTTGAGTGGATACCGCGCAATCAACTGGAGCAGATCGCGCATGTACTTATTTATCCTATGAATTTAGCAGAATATCAGGATAAACTGGTGGAAGGAAACATTGCATACATGCCATATCAGGATATGGCAGTTACTTTCCGGTTCTGGATTGAAAAAGAGGAGAAATCGTACTGCGGAGACGTTACAGAAGAGCATTTGGAAACATGGGGAATCGGTGTGGAAGAACTTTTTGAGAAAGTCAGATACAGGGATTTGAAAGAAATAGGCGTGGATATTGTAAATATGTACGATTCGCTGACCAGCAGATTTGAGAATGATCAATCAATCTTTTTAAGACCGACGGATGGTGTGCCAATAGCATTGAAGGAAATGTATCAAGTTTATGGTATGAATGGATTTGGCGCTGTTTGGTATCCAAGGGTTATGGAGCAATTACATGAGATATTAGGAAACGAGATGTTGATTGTTCCTCATGATGTCTACTGTGCTTATATCCAGACACCGAAACTTGGTAGCGTATCAGAACTTCAGGAAGAACTGCAAGTTGACAATGAGGTGAAAGCGGCATATGGGGAAGGGCGTCATATAATGTCTGAGCAGATTTTTAAATATGATTTGGATAAAAGAAATCTGGTTCCAGCAGTTGAAGCTAAAATCGAAAAAAAGAAAATAAGATAA
- a CDS encoding XF1762 family protein, whose amino-acid sequence MKAVPIELKAANEYVAQNHRHHSPVYRDKFRVACTEHDRMCGVIQCGRPVSRHLDDGKTLEVTRCCTDGTDNACSFLYGRAARIAKEMGYERIITYILISESGASLKAAGWECEKVIAGGGSWDTPARRRHTTAPQCKKQRWIKKLV is encoded by the coding sequence ATGAAAGCAGTACCGATTGAGTTAAAGGCGGCAAATGAATATGTCGCGCAAAATCACAGGCACCATAGTCCCGTATACCGGGATAAATTCCGTGTTGCATGTACCGAGCATGACAGAATGTGTGGTGTGATACAGTGCGGCAGGCCGGTATCCAGGCATTTAGATGATGGAAAAACGCTGGAAGTTACACGCTGCTGCACAGACGGTACAGACAACGCCTGCAGTTTCCTATACGGGCGGGCGGCTCGGATTGCAAAAGAGATGGGGTATGAGCGAATCATCACTTATATCCTTATCTCTGAATCCGGCGCTTCCTTAAAAGCGGCGGGGTGGGAATGTGAGAAAGTGATTGCAGGAGGCGGTTCCTGGGATACACCTGCCAGGCGCAGACATACAACAGCACCGCAATGTAAAAAGCAAAGATGGATAAAAAAATTGGTGTAA
- a CDS encoding DUF6550 family protein gives MSDKVKKGMIVTVCVVVGIVLAVMIAGNFKQPPKAKDKLAESQSTEKGIVKPEIDKKELDQPKETESKKEETEKAAPGTEEETEPSSESSTEAVQDAGQQAQNIQPRVTKPETPVKEVLENPAQKPDGETVTGAPVPEKHDEVQQPETDAVPGAAPEGESQEGKIYAPGFGWIDDIGEGQVIEDSDIYENGNKIGSMD, from the coding sequence ATGAGTGATAAAGTGAAAAAAGGTATGATTGTTACGGTCTGTGTGGTAGTCGGTATTGTACTTGCGGTTATGATTGCAGGGAATTTCAAACAGCCCCCGAAAGCAAAAGATAAGCTGGCAGAGAGCCAGTCTACAGAAAAAGGGATTGTAAAGCCGGAAATTGATAAAAAAGAATTGGATCAACCAAAAGAGACAGAGAGTAAGAAAGAGGAAACGGAAAAGGCTGCGCCGGGTACAGAGGAAGAGACAGAACCCAGTTCGGAATCTTCAACAGAGGCCGTCCAGGATGCAGGACAGCAGGCCCAGAATATACAGCCCAGGGTAACGAAACCGGAGACACCTGTAAAGGAGGTCCTTGAAAATCCGGCACAGAAACCAGATGGAGAAACTGTTACAGGTGCGCCTGTTCCGGAAAAACATGACGAAGTACAGCAGCCAGAAACAGATGCCGTTCCAGGAGCCGCACCGGAAGGAGAATCACAGGAAGGTAAAATCTATGCGCCGGGTTTTGGTTGGATTGATGATATTGGAGAAGGACAGGTAATAGAAGATAGTGATATCTATGAAAATGGTAACAAGATCGGAAGCATGGACTGA
- a CDS encoding DUF4320 family protein, with protein MKKIPVTKGILRTNRGEGYIDICVLVLCAMLVIALAVSVFPVFLAKNQLDTFAEELCREAEISGRVGTETARREQVLRERTGLEPEVEWSETGDIQLNHEITVELTLSRNLGLFGNFGSFPITLRASATGKSEVYHK; from the coding sequence ATGAAAAAAATTCCGGTTACGAAAGGGATATTAAGGACAAACCGTGGGGAGGGATATATTGACATCTGTGTGCTGGTATTATGCGCCATGTTGGTGATTGCGCTGGCTGTCAGCGTGTTTCCGGTATTCCTTGCTAAAAATCAGTTAGATACATTTGCAGAAGAATTATGCCGGGAAGCTGAAATCAGTGGGAGGGTAGGGACCGAAACAGCCAGGAGAGAACAGGTGCTGCGTGAACGTACCGGATTGGAGCCGGAGGTTGAATGGTCAGAAACGGGTGATATCCAGTTAAACCATGAAATCACGGTAGAATTAACGTTGTCGCGGAATCTTGGACTGTTTGGAAATTTTGGTTCTTTTCCAATTACTTTGAGGGCAAGCGCCACTGGGAAGAGCGAGGTATATCATAAATGA
- a CDS encoding DUF5688 family protein, with the protein MTKQEYYISFTEQMNSYLEKLGLGWKAVLPYHNSDGNTIIMQGGPLNEATGIFPFVDYNRFTYMDESLELGVKNSLEIYLRDEKVTKAALKDMGVFLPDFVVPTFLNVKRNKATLESVPHELYVDGDLAITLRITYHPTDTLLEDLKINLNVTDDILKEFGMDFDTLYQYSLMNPVNQKNITMKPFSNDPETREIYIMSTEAHYLGASAMLYESKIHEMSDKLGGDMILIPNSINHCLALSNKNKAGKSWVQETLYNAKQDGYQKREMDLSDYLYAYNRETDEIRKTSQRVRQKPKMNKNVSR; encoded by the coding sequence TTGACAAAACAAGAATACTATATATCTTTTACAGAACAAATGAATAGTTATTTAGAAAAGTTGGGTTTAGGGTGGAAGGCTGTGCTGCCTTATCATAACTCGGATGGGAATACGATAATTATGCAGGGAGGGCCGCTGAACGAGGCAACAGGTATTTTTCCATTTGTGGATTATAACCGGTTTACGTATATGGACGAGTCTTTGGAACTGGGGGTTAAAAATTCGTTAGAAATATATTTGCGGGACGAAAAAGTAACCAAAGCCGCATTAAAGGATATGGGGGTATTTTTACCAGATTTTGTTGTCCCTACTTTTCTCAATGTAAAAAGAAATAAAGCAACGCTGGAAAGTGTCCCACATGAGTTATATGTAGATGGAGACCTTGCAATCACATTGAGAATTACCTATCACCCGACAGATACTTTGTTGGAAGATCTAAAAATCAATCTAAACGTGACAGATGATATTCTTAAAGAATTTGGAATGGATTTTGATACCCTTTACCAGTATTCGCTTATGAATCCGGTAAATCAAAAAAATATTACGATGAAACCATTTAGCAACGACCCAGAAACGAGAGAAATATATATAATGTCCACAGAAGCCCATTATTTAGGCGCTTCTGCTATGCTGTATGAAAGCAAAATACATGAAATGTCAGATAAATTAGGTGGAGATATGATACTAATACCCAATAGCATCAATCACTGTCTTGCGTTATCAAATAAAAACAAAGCAGGAAAAAGCTGGGTTCAGGAAACTCTTTATAATGCCAAACAAGACGGATATCAGAAACGAGAGATGGATTTATCTGATTATCTATATGCTTATAATAGGGAAACAGATGAAATACGTAAAACCAGCCAGAGGGTGAGGCAGAAGCCTAAAATGAATAAAAACGTTAGCAGGTAA
- a CDS encoding reverse transcriptase domain-containing protein, with product MRNPIDVLNSLKSKSCNENYKFERLYRNLYNPDFYLLAYQNIYANEGNMTEGADGKTIDGMGMNRINGLIAQMKNHSYQPKPARRTYIKKKNGKLRPLGIPSVDDKLVQEIVRMILESIYDDSFSERSHGFRPNRSCHTALKQIKCEFTAVKWFIEGDIKGFFDNIDHQIMVALLRKRIQDEYFLALVWKFLKAGYLEDWVYHKTYSGTPQGSIISPILSNIYLDEFDKYMENYKNGFDQGNGKENNPEYRQWEYKLKYIRHKKYPKAKWECMTAEEKKPVIKYAKSLKKQMHSLPYSNPMDEGYKRLVYVRYADDWLCGVIGSKEDAENIKADIKKYLAETLKLELSEEKTLITHSSDSKAKFLGYEIYTTKDESIKRHKNGQTRRTRMGRIQLYVPKEKWLGKLLDYGALQIKYDKNNNNQEIYKPVHRNYLVNNDDLEILMQYNSEIRGFYNYYRIADNVSVLNNFFYVMKFSLFKTYGRKYQKRIGQIRKQFGYDKKFGIEYETKQGKQKMFLYNEGFTKQNIKVITSASVDNVPSISRRYGRSGLIARLKANMCEYCGATNVPMEIHHVKKLKNLKGKKNWERHMIAMKRKTMVLCLDCHQKLHAGKLD from the coding sequence TTGAGAAATCCGATTGATGTATTAAACAGTTTGAAGTCAAAATCCTGCAATGAAAACTACAAATTTGAACGGCTGTACCGCAATCTGTACAACCCTGACTTTTACCTGTTGGCATACCAAAATATCTACGCCAACGAGGGGAATATGACAGAAGGAGCAGACGGCAAAACCATTGACGGAATGGGAATGAACAGGATTAACGGCTTGATAGCGCAGATGAAAAACCACAGCTATCAGCCAAAACCAGCACGCAGAACCTACATCAAAAAGAAAAACGGTAAATTGCGCCCATTGGGCATACCGTCAGTTGATGACAAGCTGGTACAGGAAATCGTCAGAATGATTTTGGAAAGTATTTATGATGACAGTTTTAGTGAACGCTCCCACGGTTTTAGGCCAAATCGCAGCTGTCACACAGCCCTAAAGCAAATCAAGTGTGAATTTACAGCGGTGAAATGGTTCATTGAGGGGGATATTAAAGGTTTCTTTGACAACATTGACCATCAAATCATGGTGGCATTACTGCGTAAGAGAATACAGGACGAATATTTTTTGGCATTGGTGTGGAAATTCCTAAAAGCAGGGTATCTTGAGGACTGGGTATATCACAAAACGTATTCTGGCACCCCGCAAGGCTCTATCATTAGTCCGATACTGTCAAACATCTATTTAGATGAGTTTGATAAGTACATGGAAAACTACAAAAATGGCTTTGACCAAGGTAACGGTAAGGAAAACAACCCGGAATACAGGCAATGGGAATACAAACTAAAATACATTCGTCACAAGAAATATCCCAAAGCCAAATGGGAATGTATGACCGCCGAAGAAAAGAAACCTGTTATCAAATATGCAAAAAGTCTAAAGAAACAAATGCACTCCCTGCCCTACTCAAATCCAATGGACGAGGGCTACAAGCGACTTGTGTATGTACGCTATGCAGATGATTGGTTGTGCGGAGTAATCGGAAGCAAAGAAGATGCGGAAAATATCAAGGCGGATATTAAAAAGTATCTGGCTGAAACGCTGAAATTGGAGTTATCCGAAGAAAAAACGCTCATTACGCATAGTAGTGACAGCAAAGCTAAGTTTTTGGGATATGAAATCTACACCACCAAAGACGAAAGCATTAAGCGTCACAAAAACGGTCAGACCAGACGTACACGCATGGGCAGAATACAGCTTTACGTTCCAAAAGAAAAGTGGTTGGGTAAACTGTTGGACTACGGTGCTTTGCAAATCAAATATGACAAGAATAACAATAACCAAGAAATCTACAAACCTGTTCACAGAAACTATTTAGTCAACAATGATGACCTTGAAATACTCATGCAGTATAATTCTGAAATCCGTGGATTCTACAATTATTATCGGATTGCGGACAATGTGAGCGTGCTGAACAATTTCTTTTATGTGATGAAGTTTAGCCTGTTTAAGACCTATGGCAGAAAGTATCAAAAGCGCATAGGTCAAATCAGAAAGCAGTTTGGGTATGATAAGAAATTTGGCATAGAGTACGAAACGAAACAGGGAAAACAAAAAATGTTTTTGTACAACGAGGGGTTCACCAAGCAAAATATTAAGGTGATAACCAGTGCCAGTGTTGACAATGTTCCGTCAATTAGTAGAAGATATGGACGTTCGGGGTTAATTGCAAGATTAAAAGCGAATATGTGTGAATACTGTGGGGCAACAAATGTACCCATGGAAATTCATCATGTCAAAAAGCTGAAAAACCTCAAAGGCAAGAAAAATTGGGAGCGTCACATGATTGCTATGAAAAGAAAAACGATGGTACTCTGCTTGGACTGCCATCAAAAATTGCACGCAGGTAAATTAGACTAA
- a CDS encoding DUF5688 family protein — protein sequence MDYFNFKEEFLYQFIDLMEKSKMSGALNLVMEGLPGESITMTFKEYDRYCPVVSIEELFLRSQYEMLPVRILASETLEEFQTAETGGIRLKMDAVKNPLFVEFHAVNANKYQKRLEELELPYTRMGDMCIYYRFRVKEENEKLVYTMPVDEEDLQRWGMHVDQLHACVSDNSFSQYSVKIEPVAAVIREGLEEGFTLGRGKITNERASAWRLTGLGGAAGMLYRNILDEFAEEVNTDLYLLPVTAEETAIYAADQYTPADLQMRLERKKSLKGFVSHPLSESVLYYSLKSKTLTVHQSSLVKKTLV from the coding sequence ATGGATTATTTTAATTTCAAGGAAGAATTTCTCTATCAGTTCATTGACCTGATGGAGAAAAGTAAAATGTCAGGGGCGTTGAACTTGGTTATGGAAGGTCTGCCAGGTGAATCAATCACAATGACTTTCAAGGAGTATGACAGGTACTGCCCTGTGGTCAGCATAGAGGAACTGTTTTTGAGAAGTCAGTACGAAATGCTGCCAGTCAGGATATTGGCTTCGGAGACACTGGAGGAATTTCAGACGGCGGAAACTGGAGGAATCCGACTGAAGATGGATGCTGTCAAGAATCCGTTGTTTGTAGAGTTCCATGCGGTGAATGCAAACAAATACCAGAAAAGGCTGGAAGAATTGGAACTGCCATATACCAGAATGGGAGATATGTGTATCTATTACCGGTTCCGTGTGAAAGAGGAAAATGAAAAACTTGTATACACAATGCCCGTAGATGAAGAGGACTTACAGCGGTGGGGAATGCATGTAGATCAACTGCATGCGTGCGTGTCTGACAATTCTTTCTCCCAGTATAGTGTGAAAATTGAACCGGTCGCAGCCGTTATACGGGAAGGTTTGGAGGAAGGTTTTACGCTTGGGAGAGGAAAGATTACAAATGAACGCGCAAGTGCCTGGCGGCTGACAGGTCTGGGAGGCGCGGCCGGCATGCTTTATAGGAATATTCTGGATGAATTTGCAGAAGAGGTCAACACAGACTTGTATCTGCTTCCGGTAACAGCAGAGGAAACCGCTATCTATGCCGCAGACCAGTACACACCTGCTGACCTTCAGATGCGTCTTGAAAGAAAAAAATCTTTAAAAGGATTTGTGAGCCATCCGTTGTCAGAGTCGGTTCTGTATTATAGCCTCAAGAGTAAAACCCTGACGGTGCATCAGTCCTCATTGGTGAAAAAAACTCTGGTCTAA
- a CDS encoding phage-shock protein translates to MYDKNKTLDTLKNEIFLSKDSLYLAEEALYADRIPYETVKKIMEVGGYRNKINALRKAYLMGINFDSLIGLIHDSDGPEEIRSIAGALERKLDIQKIQTVADGKHDYRQMDLVFYGFYIGRSIQEMELATDNRFDEEQIEEILSGFRYGLAYEEVAFYAREEFDCYQMRTIKRAFLYDKLTIEEAAVCAIPSHNTKKMRQKIRKIAAQRCESKKPENCNCEKG, encoded by the coding sequence ATGTACGATAAAAACAAAACTTTGGACACCCTGAAAAATGAAATCTTCTTGTCAAAAGACAGCCTGTATCTAGCGGAGGAGGCTTTATATGCTGACCGGATTCCCTATGAAACGGTAAAGAAGATCATGGAGGTTGGAGGATATAGAAATAAGATAAATGCTTTGCGCAAAGCGTATTTGATGGGTATAAATTTTGACAGTCTTATCGGTCTTATACATGATTCAGACGGCCCGGAGGAAATCCGGTCAATAGCAGGGGCACTGGAACGGAAACTGGATATTCAGAAGATTCAGACCGTGGCAGATGGAAAACACGATTACAGGCAGATGGATTTAGTGTTTTATGGGTTTTATATTGGCAGAAGCATACAGGAAATGGAACTGGCAACAGATAATCGGTTTGATGAAGAACAGATTGAAGAAATCCTGTCAGGTTTCCGCTATGGGCTTGCCTATGAAGAGGTGGCATTTTATGCGAGAGAGGAATTTGACTGTTACCAGATGCGGACCATAAAGAGGGCATTCCTATATGATAAGCTGACAATAGAAGAAGCAGCAGTATGCGCCATACCCAGTCATAACACAAAGAAAATGCGCCAGAAGATTAGAAAGATAGCGGCGCAGCGCTGTGAATCAAAGAAACCAGAAAATTGTAACTGTGAGAAAGGATAA
- a CDS encoding DUF5688 family protein, whose translation MFTKADLEYEDFIKLFTHEISYNLKMLGVSWRARYEIVNESGTALTVIRGNHGDFPPISIFDYYEKFLQGTPWGVAARKATEEFFNERITKYALKDIGVFQPDMVIPSFVNAEENAEMLDKIPHLKFEDLAIILRVVYQSLGGINLDLMVTGELLEEWNLDFGQLYQITLDNSKNIESVQVIELYKIMAEMIHFKASSKDMPIFLVVTNTNQHWGAASILYKDKMNELAEIMGTTDVLLVPMSADNILAMPHLDDDGIRNLVNALHDSNKLITGSAKSLSENIYCYSSVNNQFHMISSHEHKLKDARRYGR comes from the coding sequence ATGTTTACAAAAGCAGATTTGGAATATGAAGATTTTATCAAACTCTTTACTCATGAAATCAGTTACAATTTAAAAATGCTGGGAGTATCTTGGAGAGCTAGGTATGAAATTGTCAATGAAAGCGGAACGGCCTTGACGGTGATTCGCGGAAATCATGGTGACTTTCCGCCCATTTCCATCTTTGACTATTATGAAAAATTTTTACAGGGAACGCCGTGGGGAGTTGCCGCACGCAAAGCAACAGAGGAATTTTTCAATGAAAGAATTACAAAATACGCGTTGAAAGACATAGGAGTATTCCAACCGGATATGGTGATTCCGTCATTTGTTAATGCGGAAGAAAATGCCGAAATGCTAGATAAGATACCGCATTTAAAGTTTGAAGATCTGGCAATTATTTTACGAGTTGTATATCAATCACTTGGTGGTATTAATCTTGATTTGATGGTTACAGGAGAATTACTTGAGGAATGGAACCTGGATTTTGGACAACTTTATCAGATAACTTTGGATAATTCCAAAAATATTGAATCAGTGCAGGTAATAGAACTATACAAGATAATGGCTGAAATGATACATTTTAAAGCGTCCTCGAAGGATATGCCGATCTTCTTAGTGGTAACAAATACCAATCAACATTGGGGGGCTGCTTCCATTCTGTATAAAGATAAAATGAATGAACTAGCAGAAATTATGGGGACGACTGATGTTCTGTTGGTTCCAATGAGTGCTGATAACATACTTGCAATGCCACACCTGGACGATGACGGAATACGCAACCTGGTAAATGCGCTGCATGACAGCAATAAGTTGATTACTGGGAGTGCAAAATCGCTTTCGGAAAATATTTATTGTTATAGTAGTGTCAACAATCAGTTTCATATGATTTCTTCACATGAGCATAAACTGAAAGACGCAAGGAGATATGGCAGATAA
- a CDS encoding secretion protein F: protein MSLFLLILFGGFLFAGTFFLAADLLKMPYMKTEKALMDTGRNNKKGSAAVDAFVLQGAMRLAHVIHIDEYRKSRMTNVLKATGIKMTPEVYQAYALTKAGLLMTGIIPCLLLFPLLMPILVFLAVMVYFKEIQRADEKLKSKRKSIEDELPRFVANLEQELQNNRDVLSMIENFRKNAGMEFGEELGVLAADMRSSSYEAALTRFEARLNSPMLSDVVRGLIGVLRGDNSVVYFQMLAHDFKQLELQKLKSEAQKIPPKIRVFSFLMLMCFLLTYLAIIVFEIIKSLGGMF, encoded by the coding sequence ATGTCTTTATTTTTACTGATATTATTCGGAGGGTTCCTGTTTGCGGGGACGTTCTTTCTGGCGGCAGACCTGTTAAAAATGCCATATATGAAAACAGAAAAGGCACTAATGGACACGGGAAGGAACAATAAAAAGGGTTCAGCGGCGGTAGATGCTTTTGTGCTGCAGGGGGCTATGCGGCTGGCTCATGTAATCCATATAGACGAGTACAGGAAGAGCAGGATGACGAATGTGCTGAAAGCAACCGGGATTAAAATGACACCGGAAGTATACCAAGCTTATGCACTGACAAAAGCCGGATTACTGATGACCGGAATTATTCCATGCCTGCTGTTGTTTCCATTACTGATGCCTATCCTTGTATTTTTGGCAGTCATGGTCTATTTCAAAGAGATCCAGCGCGCGGACGAGAAACTTAAATCAAAAAGAAAGTCAATCGAGGACGAACTGCCAAGATTTGTTGCCAATCTGGAACAGGAACTGCAGAATAACCGAGATGTTCTGTCCATGATAGAGAATTTTCGGAAAAATGCTGGAATGGAGTTTGGGGAAGAACTGGGGGTACTAGCAGCGGACATGAGATCGTCCAGTTATGAAGCCGCGCTCACTCGGTTCGAGGCGCGTCTGAACTCTCCCATGCTGTCTGATGTGGTACGGGGGCTGATTGGGGTTCTGCGGGGAGATAACAGTGTGGTATATTTCCAAATGCTTGCCCATGACTTTAAACAGTTGGAACTTCAAAAATTAAAGAGCGAGGCACAGAAGATACCGCCGAAAATCAGAGTGTTTTCTTTTCTTATGTTGATGTGTTTCCTGCTCACCTATCTTGCCATCATTGTATTTGAAATCATCAAGTCGCTGGGAGGGATGTTTTAG
- a CDS encoding DUF5688 family protein, giving the protein MEPLTYEQFKQIYLQEIERLLKQRGYTIKPVIIGEGLSFENITLDLGEKICHSIDIQEVYAAHFKNNYPKFHIAEQTLKCFRDFGVVQREQVESKENILAFATNLNKSKETLEKARIPYLVIDDMAVYFKFIHEIPFGKTMESVVYDSHLQKWGCSVELVFNIAKQNKAQEIGACAVNWVELPEDKLFGRVQTIVDAKHLCYEPYDLFGLNGTGAMFYPEVLHEFEEVIHEHLIIVPYSEREAAVIPESCMREAWVQKELHQNIEKTEPRLKLSNHVYSYENGKLNRLKETLEEVLSAMSREADAVAVSYENVTKHKREGR; this is encoded by the coding sequence ATGGAACCGCTAACATATGAGCAGTTTAAGCAGATTTATTTACAGGAAATAGAAAGGCTTTTAAAACAGCGTGGATATACAATCAAGCCTGTGATTATAGGAGAAGGGCTATCTTTTGAAAACATAACTTTGGACTTAGGCGAAAAAATTTGCCACAGTATAGATATCCAGGAAGTTTACGCAGCTCATTTCAAAAATAATTATCCTAAGTTCCATATTGCAGAACAAACATTAAAATGTTTTCGTGACTTTGGGGTGGTGCAAAGGGAGCAGGTCGAAAGTAAGGAAAACATACTGGCCTTTGCGACAAATTTGAATAAAAGCAAAGAGACACTGGAAAAAGCCAGGATACCATATCTTGTAATTGATGACATGGCAGTATATTTTAAGTTTATACATGAAATACCTTTCGGCAAAACTATGGAAAGTGTTGTATATGACAGTCATTTACAAAAGTGGGGCTGTTCTGTAGAGTTAGTATTTAATATTGCAAAACAAAACAAGGCTCAGGAAATTGGTGCCTGTGCAGTTAACTGGGTAGAATTACCAGAGGATAAATTATTCGGGCGCGTGCAAACGATTGTAGATGCTAAACACCTGTGTTATGAGCCGTATGATCTATTCGGATTAAATGGAACCGGAGCAATGTTTTATCCAGAAGTGTTACACGAATTTGAGGAGGTAATTCATGAACATTTAATTATCGTACCTTATTCGGAGAGGGAAGCAGCCGTAATACCAGAAAGTTGTATGCGAGAAGCGTGGGTGCAAAAAGAACTTCATCAGAACATAGAAAAAACAGAGCCACGGTTAAAATTGTCCAACCATGTTTATTCGTATGAAAACGGCAAATTAAATAGGCTCAAGGAAACACTGGAGGAGGTGCTATCAGCCATGAGCCGTGAGGCGGACGCTGTAGCTGTAAGTTATGAAAATGTAACAAAACATAAGAGAGAGGGGAGGTAG